From a single Sinorhizobium sp. RAC02 genomic region:
- the lpxK gene encoding tetraacyldisaccharide 4'-kinase yields MVSEAPPFWWTKPDWRAYALWPVSRLYGLVAGQRMRKKRRGEVPVPVICVGNFTVGGAGKTPTAIAIARAAKARGLKPGFLSRGYGGSLDVTTVVDPHHHYARAVGDEPLLLAREALTVIARKRIKGAKKLVEEGADLIIMDDGFQSAQLTFDYALLVIDTRRGIGNGHLVPSGPVRAPLAEQMRQASALLAIGDGNAADRLIRQAARAGKAVHSATLVTVGAEDLEGQVVMAWSGIADNEKFFRTVNETGAHLYVTRSFPDHHYLSDDEVAEILDHAEGLSYQLLTTSKDSVRLAGGHGRSEKLKEKSRVVEVEIRFDDPKGPDAIIDAAIANARRRKLKASGAGKA; encoded by the coding sequence ATGGTAAGTGAAGCACCGCCTTTCTGGTGGACGAAGCCGGACTGGCGGGCCTATGCGCTCTGGCCTGTCTCGCGCCTCTATGGCCTGGTCGCCGGCCAGCGCATGCGCAAGAAGCGGCGCGGGGAAGTGCCGGTCCCGGTCATCTGCGTCGGTAACTTCACCGTCGGTGGTGCCGGCAAGACGCCGACGGCGATCGCCATCGCCCGCGCCGCCAAGGCGCGGGGCCTCAAGCCGGGCTTCCTCTCCCGCGGTTATGGAGGTTCGCTCGACGTGACCACCGTCGTCGATCCCCATCACCACTATGCCCGCGCCGTCGGGGACGAACCGCTGCTGCTCGCCCGGGAAGCTTTGACGGTCATCGCCCGCAAGCGGATCAAGGGCGCGAAAAAGCTGGTGGAGGAAGGCGCCGACCTCATCATCATGGATGACGGCTTCCAGAGCGCGCAACTGACCTTCGATTATGCGCTGCTGGTCATCGACACGCGCCGCGGCATCGGCAACGGCCACCTCGTGCCGAGCGGCCCGGTGCGTGCGCCGCTGGCCGAACAGATGCGCCAGGCGAGCGCGCTTCTGGCGATCGGCGATGGCAACGCGGCCGACCGATTGATCCGCCAGGCGGCGCGTGCCGGCAAGGCGGTCCATTCCGCCACCCTCGTCACCGTCGGTGCCGAGGATCTGGAGGGGCAGGTCGTCATGGCCTGGTCGGGCATCGCCGATAATGAAAAGTTCTTCCGCACCGTCAACGAGACCGGCGCGCATCTCTACGTGACCCGCAGCTTCCCCGACCATCATTATTTGAGCGACGACGAGGTGGCGGAAATCCTCGACCATGCCGAAGGGCTCAGCTACCAGCTTCTCACCACATCCAAGGACAGTGTGCGCCTTGCCGGCGGGCACGGCCGGTCGGAAAAGCTTAAGGAGAAGAGCCGGGTAGTCGAGGTGGAAATCCGCTTCGACGACCCGAAGGGACCGGACGCGATCATCGACGCGGCGATCGCGAATGCGAGGCGGCGGAAACTGAAGGCGTCGGGTGCAGGTAAGGCCTAG
- a CDS encoding HAD family hydrolase: protein MTKAATISGILFDKDGTLLDYARSWVPVNYELARVAALGDEDLARKLLVAGGMDPDTGHVMPDSLLAAGNTVEIAEGFVAAGAPFTVEALTIHFDGLFANSAQLAVAVTDLADFFATMHARGYWLGVASSDNEASIRATAKRFGFENYLHYVAGYDSGFGIKPEAGMVLGFCAATGLEPHQVAVVGDNNHDMHMGRNAGAGLTVAVLTGTGSRESLADASDYCLNDITELVPLFPEAAAARPAA, encoded by the coding sequence ATGACCAAGGCAGCGACGATTTCCGGCATCCTCTTCGACAAGGACGGAACGCTGCTCGACTATGCCCGGAGCTGGGTACCAGTGAACTACGAGCTCGCCCGCGTTGCCGCTCTCGGTGACGAGGATCTGGCGCGCAAGCTGCTCGTGGCCGGCGGCATGGACCCGGACACCGGCCATGTCATGCCCGATAGCCTGCTGGCCGCTGGCAACACGGTGGAAATCGCCGAGGGCTTCGTCGCAGCCGGCGCACCCTTCACCGTGGAGGCGCTGACCATCCATTTCGACGGCCTCTTCGCCAATTCCGCGCAGCTTGCTGTCGCCGTCACCGATCTTGCGGACTTCTTTGCCACCATGCACGCCCGTGGCTACTGGCTGGGCGTTGCCTCCAGCGACAACGAAGCGTCGATCCGCGCGACGGCAAAGCGCTTCGGCTTTGAAAACTATCTCCACTACGTTGCCGGTTATGACAGTGGCTTCGGCATCAAGCCGGAAGCCGGCATGGTGCTCGGCTTCTGCGCCGCGACCGGCCTCGAGCCGCACCAGGTCGCCGTCGTCGGCGACAACAATCACGACATGCATATGGGCCGCAACGCCGGTGCCGGCCTCACCGTCGCCGTGCTCACCGGCACGGGCTCGCGGGAATCGCTGGCCGACGCCTCCGACTACTGCCTCAACGACATCACCGAACTCGTGCCGCTCTTCCCCGAAGCCGCGGCCGCACGTCCGGCAGCGTGA
- the waaA gene encoding lipid IV(A) 3-deoxy-D-manno-octulosonic acid transferase, which yields MSRRLARFALSLYRWGGVALYPIVGPYLALRVAKGKEERSRRRERYGFASVDRPTGPLVWFHAASVGETNAVLPLIKEVRRRGIAVLLTTGTITSAKVVRDRLGTDVIHQYVPLDLKPAISRFLEYWHPDLAIMAESEIWPMTILELSKRHIPQVLVNGRISDRSFPRWKRRMSIADAIFENFALVIAQSELDAERFRTLGALPVMVSGNLKVDTDGPPADAAVLKAYLDQIKGRRTWAAISTFEGEEAAAGNVHRVLKERTPGLLTIIVPRHPERSDAIADMLTARGLNVARRTLNDPLTPETDIFLGDTIGEMGLYLRMTEIAFVGRSLFAEGGQNPLEPAMLGCAILSGGNVQNFREAYQQLARNGSAKMVRDVEMLAKGVHYLLSNDEMRKQMIEAGQETVQEMRGALRATVKGLEPYINPLTVKARLHPRQTS from the coding sequence ATGAGCAGGCGGCTCGCCCGTTTCGCGCTTTCGCTCTACCGTTGGGGTGGCGTCGCGCTCTACCCGATCGTCGGTCCGTATCTGGCGTTGCGGGTGGCCAAGGGCAAGGAAGAACGCTCCCGCCGCCGCGAGCGCTACGGTTTCGCCAGCGTCGATCGCCCGACGGGGCCGCTCGTGTGGTTTCATGCCGCAAGCGTCGGCGAGACCAATGCGGTGCTGCCGCTGATCAAGGAAGTGCGCCGCCGCGGCATCGCCGTCCTGCTCACGACAGGCACCATCACCTCCGCCAAGGTCGTGCGCGACAGGCTCGGCACAGACGTCATCCACCAATATGTGCCGCTCGACCTGAAGCCGGCGATCAGCCGTTTCCTGGAATACTGGCACCCCGATCTCGCTATCATGGCGGAGTCGGAGATCTGGCCGATGACCATCCTGGAGCTCAGCAAACGCCATATCCCGCAGGTTCTGGTGAACGGTCGTATTTCGGACCGCTCATTCCCGCGCTGGAAGCGGCGCATGTCGATCGCCGATGCGATCTTCGAGAATTTCGCCCTGGTCATCGCGCAGTCGGAGCTGGATGCGGAGCGCTTCCGCACGCTGGGTGCCCTGCCGGTCATGGTCTCCGGCAACCTCAAGGTCGATACGGATGGGCCGCCGGCCGATGCCGCCGTGCTGAAGGCCTATCTCGACCAGATCAAGGGCCGTCGCACCTGGGCGGCGATCTCGACCTTCGAGGGCGAGGAAGCGGCCGCCGGCAATGTGCACCGTGTGTTGAAGGAGCGCACGCCGGGCCTCCTCACCATCATCGTGCCGCGCCACCCCGAGCGCAGCGATGCTATCGCCGACATGCTGACGGCGCGCGGCCTGAATGTCGCCCGTCGCACATTGAACGACCCGCTGACGCCGGAGACCGATATCTTCCTCGGCGATACGATCGGCGAAATGGGGCTCTACCTGCGCATGACGGAAATCGCCTTCGTTGGCCGTTCGCTGTTTGCGGAAGGCGGACAGAACCCGCTGGAGCCGGCCATGCTCGGCTGCGCGATCCTGTCCGGCGGCAACGTGCAGAATTTCCGCGAGGCCTACCAGCAACTCGCCCGCAATGGCAGCGCCAAGATGGTGCGCGACGTCGAGATGCTGGCCAAGGGCGTGCATTACCTCTTGAGCAACGACGAGATGCGCAAGCAGATGATCGAGGCCGGGCAGGAGACCGTGCAGGAAATGCGCGGTGCCTTGCGCGCCACGGTAAAGGGGCTGGAACCCTATATCAATCCGCTCACCGTGAAGGCGCGGCTCCACCCGCGCCAGACCTCCTGA
- a CDS encoding DUF4170 domain-containing protein, with the protein MTETTESKQLLHLVFGGELTTLTDLQFRDLNNLDIVGIFPDYASALTAWKSKAQQTVDNAHMRYFIVHMHRLLDPQNG; encoded by the coding sequence ATGACCGAAACCACCGAATCGAAACAGCTCCTCCATCTGGTGTTCGGCGGCGAACTGACCACGCTGACGGACCTTCAGTTCCGCGATCTCAACAATCTCGATATCGTCGGAATCTTCCCCGATTATGCGAGCGCGCTCACCGCCTGGAAGTCGAAGGCCCAGCAGACCGTGGACAACGCGCATATGCGCTATTTCATCGTGCACATGCACCGGCTTCTGGACCCGCAGAACGGCTGA
- a CDS encoding 3'(2'),5'-bisphosphate nucleotidase CysQ, whose amino-acid sequence MTSPANDWNADLALLTAAARLAGARALEFFRKEPEVWWKNGGHSPVSAADFAANDILKKELLSARPNYGWLSEETDDDAGRLDCETVFVIDPIDGTRAFIAGKDIWCVSAAVVHKGRPVAGVLFAPSLDELFTAAADGVALKNGQPIKATEPDASRPTRMAVPEDMLRDIDKRVVGGVHRISHVPSLAYRLAMVADGRIDATLVKRNAHDWDLAAADLILTRAGGSLVTLDGEPLSYNRPNVTHETLAAAGLSRLSGLVDASCPFAGH is encoded by the coding sequence ATGACAAGCCCCGCCAACGACTGGAATGCCGACCTCGCGCTTCTCACCGCCGCAGCGCGGCTTGCCGGTGCGCGGGCGCTGGAATTCTTCCGCAAGGAGCCGGAGGTCTGGTGGAAGAACGGCGGCCATTCGCCGGTGAGTGCCGCCGACTTTGCCGCGAACGACATCCTCAAGAAGGAACTGCTCTCCGCCCGGCCGAACTACGGCTGGCTCTCGGAAGAGACCGACGACGATGCCGGACGGCTCGATTGCGAGACGGTGTTCGTCATCGATCCGATCGACGGCACGCGCGCCTTCATCGCCGGCAAGGACATCTGGTGCGTCAGCGCCGCCGTTGTGCACAAGGGCAGGCCCGTTGCCGGCGTGCTCTTCGCGCCGTCGCTCGATGAACTGTTCACCGCGGCCGCCGATGGCGTGGCGTTGAAAAACGGCCAGCCGATCAAGGCGACCGAGCCCGATGCCAGCCGCCCGACGCGCATGGCCGTGCCGGAAGACATGCTGCGGGACATCGACAAGCGCGTGGTCGGCGGCGTGCACCGCATCTCGCATGTACCCTCGCTTGCCTACCGGCTTGCCATGGTGGCGGACGGGCGCATCGACGCGACGCTGGTCAAGCGCAATGCCCATGACTGGGATCTCGCGGCTGCCGATCTCATCCTGACGCGGGCCGGTGGATCGCTCGTGACGCTCGATGGCGAGCCACTGTCCTACAACCGCCCGAACGTCACGCACGAGACGCTCGCTGCTGCCGGTTTATCCCGGCTTTCCGGCCTTGTGGATGCCTCCTGTCCCTTTGCCGGCCATTGA
- a CDS encoding TldD/PmbA family protein: MSETIDSASLLARAGELIDRAIQAGADAADAVVVRGRSSSVSVRLGKVEGTEASEGDDFSLRVFVGKRVASVSANPGFDLKVLAERAVAMAKASPEDPYATLADEADLARDWPDLELYDPTEVSAEQLTEAALAAEAAALAVSGITNSGGGGASAGMGGLVLATSHGFSGAYSASRFGRSVSVIAGEGTKMERDYDFDSSLYFADLRDAEDIGREAAARAVRRLNPRQVPTAKNVTVVFDPRVARGIAGHIAGAINGASVARKTSFLRDRMGKQVLKAGLTVTDDPLIVRGSSSRPFDGEGISGERLAMIEDGVLQHWFLSTSTANELGLKTNGRGARGGTSVNPASTNLALEPGDISPEDLIRSVGNGFYITELIGQGVNMVTGEYSRGASGYWIENGELTFAVSEVTIASNLVDMFMRITPANDIDRSFGVAAPTLAIEGMTLAGT; this comes from the coding sequence ATGTCAGAGACGATCGATTCCGCAAGCCTTCTCGCGCGCGCCGGCGAACTTATCGACCGCGCCATCCAGGCGGGAGCGGATGCGGCCGATGCTGTCGTCGTTCGCGGCCGCTCCAGTTCCGTCAGCGTGCGCCTCGGCAAGGTCGAAGGCACCGAGGCCTCGGAGGGCGATGACTTCTCGCTGCGCGTCTTCGTCGGCAAGCGCGTCGCCAGCGTCTCGGCCAATCCCGGCTTCGACCTGAAGGTGCTCGCCGAGCGCGCCGTCGCCATGGCGAAGGCCTCGCCGGAAGATCCCTACGCGACGCTCGCCGACGAGGCCGACCTCGCACGCGACTGGCCGGATCTCGAACTCTACGACCCGACGGAAGTCTCCGCCGAGCAGCTGACCGAGGCAGCACTTGCCGCCGAAGCTGCGGCCCTTGCCGTCTCCGGCATCACCAACTCCGGCGGCGGCGGCGCCTCCGCCGGCATGGGCGGCCTCGTGCTCGCCACCTCGCATGGCTTTTCCGGCGCCTACAGCGCCAGCCGCTTCGGCCGCTCCGTCAGCGTCATCGCCGGCGAAGGCACCAAGATGGAGCGCGACTACGATTTCGATTCGAGCCTCTACTTCGCCGATCTGCGCGATGCCGAAGACATCGGCCGCGAGGCCGCGGCGCGTGCCGTGCGCCGGCTGAACCCGCGCCAGGTGCCGACGGCGAAGAATGTCACCGTCGTCTTCGATCCCCGCGTGGCGCGCGGCATCGCCGGCCACATTGCCGGTGCGATCAACGGCGCCTCCGTCGCCCGCAAGACGAGTTTTCTGCGCGACCGCATGGGCAAGCAGGTCCTGAAGGCCGGCCTCACCGTTACCGATGATCCGCTCATCGTGCGCGGCTCGTCCTCCCGCCCGTTCGACGGCGAGGGCATCTCCGGCGAGCGCCTGGCGATGATCGAGGACGGCGTGTTGCAGCACTGGTTCCTCTCCACATCCACCGCCAACGAACTCGGCCTCAAGACCAACGGCCGCGGCGCGCGCGGCGGCACTTCGGTCAACCCGGCCTCCACCAACCTCGCGCTGGAGCCGGGCGATATCTCGCCGGAAGACCTGATCCGCTCCGTCGGCAACGGCTTTTACATTACCGAGCTGATCGGCCAGGGCGTCAACATGGTGACGGGCGAATACAGCCGCGGCGCCTCCGGCTACTGGATCGAGAACGGCGAGCTGACGTTTGCCGTCTCGGAAGTCACCATCGCGTCCAACCTCGTCGACATGTTCATGCGCATCACGCCGGCGAATGACATCGATCGCTCGTTCGGCGTTGCCGCGCCGACGCTTGCCATCGAAGGCATGACGCTTGCCGGGACATGA
- a CDS encoding monovalent cation:proton antiporter-2 (CPA2) family protein: protein MPYTHSPYNEVLLMLGGALLAAPIFKRLGLGTILGYLAAGVVIGPILHQIRDGEELLGVAELGVVFLLFLIGLELKPSRLWAMRHDIFGLGLAQVVVTGLVLAGLTFVTGMEHWDGALIIGFGLALSSTAFAMQILDEKGDTNTRYGQRAFSMLLFQDLAIVPLLALIPLLAEQAPEDTTTAFQDFMIALSAITALLVAGRYLLNPLFQIIARTGAREAMIAAALFVVLAAAMLLQMAGLSMAMGAFLAGVLLADSSYRHELQADVEPFRGILLGLFFMAVGLSLHLDVIFSGWLTILIATPTVMLVKSFVIYGLCRFTGSSHNDAVRIALVLPQGGEFGFVLFTAASAAGIFSGGLASLLVAIVTISMALTPIAAALSRFLLVEDIEEEMEEDFEGAGADVLMIGFSRFGQIAAQILLAGGREVTVIDHSTDRVRQAASFGFRIYFGDGTRKDVLRAAGIERAKIVAICTQGKATTDSIVDLVQSEYPNATIFARSYDRVHTLSLRARGVQHDVRETFESALLFGRETLEELGVEPEDALAIGDDIRRRDVARLELQAVEGLTAGRHMLHFKPVKPEPLVKPKNKTQAEVDEEESA, encoded by the coding sequence ATGCCCTACACCCACAGCCCCTATAACGAGGTCCTGCTGATGCTCGGCGGCGCGCTTCTCGCGGCGCCAATCTTCAAGCGGCTGGGGCTCGGCACCATTCTCGGCTACCTCGCCGCAGGCGTGGTGATCGGCCCGATTCTGCACCAGATCCGCGACGGTGAAGAGCTTCTGGGCGTCGCCGAACTGGGCGTCGTCTTCCTGCTGTTCCTCATCGGGCTGGAGCTGAAACCCTCACGCCTCTGGGCGATGCGGCACGATATTTTCGGGCTCGGCCTGGCGCAGGTCGTCGTCACCGGGCTGGTGCTGGCGGGGCTGACCTTCGTGACGGGCATGGAGCACTGGGACGGAGCGCTCATCATCGGTTTCGGCCTTGCGCTCTCCTCCACTGCCTTCGCCATGCAGATCCTCGATGAGAAGGGCGACACGAACACGCGCTATGGCCAGCGCGCCTTCTCCATGCTGCTGTTCCAGGATCTGGCCATCGTGCCGCTGCTGGCATTGATCCCGCTTTTGGCGGAGCAGGCGCCGGAGGACACGACGACCGCCTTCCAGGACTTCATGATCGCCCTTTCCGCTATCACCGCGCTGCTGGTGGCCGGCCGCTACCTGCTCAACCCGCTGTTCCAGATCATTGCCCGCACCGGCGCACGCGAAGCGATGATTGCGGCGGCTCTCTTCGTCGTGCTCGCCGCCGCCATGCTGCTGCAGATGGCCGGCCTCTCCATGGCAATGGGCGCCTTCCTGGCCGGCGTGCTGCTCGCGGACTCCTCCTACCGCCATGAATTGCAGGCGGATGTGGAGCCCTTCCGCGGTATCCTGCTGGGGCTGTTCTTCATGGCCGTCGGCCTTTCGTTGCATCTCGACGTCATCTTTTCCGGCTGGCTGACCATCCTGATCGCCACGCCAACCGTCATGCTGGTGAAGAGTTTCGTGATCTACGGCCTCTGCCGCTTCACCGGCTCATCGCACAACGACGCGGTGCGCATTGCGCTTGTCCTGCCGCAGGGCGGTGAATTCGGTTTCGTGCTGTTCACGGCAGCCTCTGCCGCCGGCATCTTTTCCGGCGGGCTCGCCTCGCTGCTCGTCGCCATCGTCACCATTTCCATGGCACTGACGCCAATTGCGGCAGCACTGTCCCGCTTCCTGCTGGTCGAGGATATCGAGGAGGAGATGGAGGAGGATTTCGAGGGGGCCGGCGCCGACGTGCTGATGATCGGTTTTTCGCGCTTCGGCCAGATCGCCGCGCAGATCCTGCTGGCCGGCGGGCGCGAGGTGACCGTCATCGACCATTCGACCGACCGCGTGCGCCAGGCGGCAAGCTTCGGCTTCCGCATCTATTTCGGTGACGGCACGCGCAAAGACGTGCTGCGCGCCGCCGGCATCGAGCGCGCCAAGATCGTCGCCATCTGCACACAGGGCAAGGCGACCACGGACAGCATCGTCGACCTCGTGCAGTCGGAGTACCCGAATGCGACGATCTTCGCCCGCTCCTACGACCGCGTGCACACGCTATCGCTGCGTGCCCGCGGGGTGCAGCACGACGTGCGCGAGACCTTCGAATCCGCCCTGCTCTTCGGTCGCGAAACGCTGGAAGAACTCGGCGTCGAGCCGGAAGATGCACTGGCGATCGGCGACGACATCCGCCGCCGCGACGTCGCACGGCTGGAACTGCAGGCCGTCGAGGGCCTGACGGCCGGCCGGCACATGCTGCACTTCAAGCCCGTCAAGCCGGAGCCGCTGGTCAAGCCGAAGAACAAGACGCAGGCCGAAGTCGACGAGGAAGAAAGCGCCTAG
- a CDS encoding patatin-like phospholipase family protein, translated as MTEAFVSVDSLRAGGPTVAIALGGGGARGLAHIHVIEVLDELGIRPVLISGASIGAIMGAAMAAGMTGKEIREHTLATIGHPSRIMNRLWSLRPTRFSEVVAGGFRVGQFNLERVLKAFLPDRLPETFEDLQIPLKVIASDYYGQCECVCESGALFPAIAASAALPAVFRPVLIDGRVMIDGGLWNPVPFDHLRGHADITIGVDVIGHPPAGTAGLPNSIDSLYGATQLTMRSIVTLKLEKAAPDIFLQPDVGRFRVLDFAKAEEVLTASSGIRDELKRSLDAKLSALA; from the coding sequence ATGACCGAAGCCTTCGTTTCCGTTGACAGCCTGCGTGCCGGCGGCCCGACCGTCGCGATCGCGCTCGGCGGCGGTGGTGCACGCGGCCTTGCCCACATCCATGTCATCGAGGTGCTGGACGAACTCGGCATCCGCCCGGTGCTGATTTCGGGCGCCTCCATCGGCGCCATCATGGGCGCCGCCATGGCGGCCGGCATGACGGGCAAGGAAATCCGCGAACACACGCTTGCCACCATCGGCCATCCGAGCCGCATCATGAACCGGCTGTGGAGCCTGCGCCCCACACGGTTTTCAGAAGTCGTCGCCGGTGGTTTTCGCGTCGGGCAATTCAACCTCGAACGCGTGTTAAAGGCTTTTCTGCCGGATCGCCTGCCGGAAACCTTCGAAGACCTGCAAATCCCGCTGAAGGTCATCGCGTCGGATTACTACGGCCAGTGCGAATGCGTTTGCGAGAGCGGCGCGCTCTTCCCGGCGATCGCCGCCTCCGCGGCACTGCCCGCCGTCTTTCGCCCGGTGCTGATCGACGGGCGCGTGATGATCGACGGCGGCCTGTGGAACCCGGTGCCGTTCGATCATCTGAGAGGGCATGCGGACATCACCATCGGCGTCGACGTCATCGGCCACCCGCCGGCCGGTACCGCGGGCCTGCCGAACAGCATCGACAGCCTCTATGGCGCAACCCAGCTCACCATGCGATCCATCGTCACGCTGAAGCTGGAAAAGGCTGCACCCGACATCTTCCTGCAACCCGATGTCGGTCGTTTCCGCGTGCTCGATTTCGCCAAGGCCGAGGAGGTGCTTACCGCCTCCTCCGGCATCCGCGACGAGCTGAAACGGTCGCTCGATGCAAAGCTGTCCGCTTTGGCCTAG
- the rsmD gene encoding 16S rRNA (guanine(966)-N(2))-methyltransferase RsmD: MRIVGGEFRGRSLATPKSDDIRPTSDRTRESLFNILSHAYPEALDGTRVLDLFAGTGAVGLEAMSRGARAALFVEQSVEGRGLLHSNIETLGVIGRAKIFRRDATALGVVGTVEPFDFLFADPPYAKGLGERALDAAARGGWLVDGALAILEERADIQPAAIDGFDLLEVRTFGDTRMHFYRYRAG; this comes from the coding sequence GTGCGGATCGTCGGCGGAGAGTTTCGCGGCCGTTCGCTTGCAACGCCGAAGTCGGATGACATTCGTCCGACTTCGGACCGCACGCGCGAAAGCCTGTTCAACATCCTGTCCCATGCCTATCCTGAAGCGCTCGACGGCACACGCGTGCTCGATCTCTTCGCGGGAACGGGTGCCGTTGGCCTGGAGGCGATGTCGCGCGGCGCCCGCGCGGCACTCTTCGTCGAGCAGAGCGTCGAGGGCAGGGGGCTTCTGCATTCAAACATCGAAACGCTCGGCGTCATCGGCCGCGCCAAGATTTTCCGGCGCGATGCCACAGCGCTCGGCGTCGTCGGCACGGTGGAACCATTCGATTTCCTGTTCGCCGATCCGCCCTACGCCAAGGGCCTCGGTGAACGCGCGCTCGATGCAGCAGCCCGCGGCGGCTGGCTCGTCGACGGCGCCCTTGCGATCCTCGAGGAGCGCGCCGATATTCAGCCTGCCGCCATCGATGGTTTCGATCTTCTCGAGGTCCGCACCTTCGGCGACACACGCATGCATTTCTACCGCTACCGGGCCGGCTGA
- a CDS encoding pseudouridine synthase, whose protein sequence is MTFKDKPKRPGDKPEGRDRKPRGAASAAPGKKSFSAEKPAGRKPEGKSFSGKPAPRDGKPPRDGKPARDARPAKAAPAASASTDLAPERISKLLARAGVASRRDIERMIMEGRVSVNGKVLETPVVNATFADHIEVDGQPIRGIERTRLWLYNKPAGLVTTNADPEGRPTVFDNLPEDLPRVMSIGRLDINTEGLLLLTNDGGLARMLELPTTGWLRRYRVRAHGKIEQADLDKLKDGIAVEGVLYGAIDATLDKVQGTNVWITVSLREGKNREIKNVLGALGLDVNRLIRISYGPFQLGELPEGQAQEIRGRTLRDQLGPRLIEEAKANFDAPLFDHAPDEDEKPAKKGRDAAPGWGERPAERREKPEDRREKARARLDTKRDDRFGDKPRGGPRDRDREENTFDSKPKREPANRARKSNVWMAPGARPVAEKKAETSEGVKREPRERPEGAPKTKRYGRTADGAPTRSAKKFDPDRKGPARGRPGDDRADKPRVLKTRDEDGEWIRASEPEKSDRDDGGRGGFGRPRSGAGDDRAPRGFGDRPPRGDRKPRAEGERSFVDRPPRGDRKPRAEGERSFGARPAHGDRKPRAEGERSFGDRKPRAEGERTFSDRPPRRDGGKPFGAKPSGGKSFGGKPGGRPSGGKPAGKPGGRPSGGPRGKGK, encoded by the coding sequence ATGACATTCAAAGACAAGCCAAAACGGCCGGGCGACAAGCCCGAGGGCCGTGATCGTAAGCCGCGTGGCGCCGCATCGGCCGCACCGGGCAAGAAATCCTTTTCGGCTGAAAAGCCTGCGGGCCGCAAACCCGAGGGCAAATCGTTCTCCGGAAAGCCGGCCCCGCGGGACGGTAAGCCTCCCCGTGATGGCAAGCCCGCCCGTGATGCACGGCCTGCCAAGGCAGCGCCGGCCGCCTCGGCCAGCACAGATCTTGCGCCCGAGCGCATTTCCAAGCTGCTCGCCCGCGCGGGCGTCGCCTCGCGTCGTGATATCGAGCGCATGATCATGGAAGGCCGCGTCAGCGTGAACGGCAAGGTGCTGGAGACGCCGGTCGTCAACGCCACCTTCGCCGACCACATCGAGGTCGACGGCCAGCCGATCCGCGGCATCGAGCGCACGCGCCTCTGGCTCTACAACAAGCCGGCGGGTCTCGTGACCACCAATGCCGACCCGGAAGGCCGCCCGACCGTCTTCGACAACCTGCCCGAAGACCTGCCGCGCGTCATGTCTATCGGCCGCCTCGACATCAACACCGAAGGTCTGCTGCTGCTGACCAACGATGGCGGCCTTGCCCGCATGCTGGAACTGCCGACGACCGGCTGGCTGCGCCGCTACCGCGTGCGCGCTCATGGCAAGATCGAGCAGGCCGATCTCGACAAGCTGAAGGACGGCATCGCCGTCGAAGGCGTGCTCTACGGCGCGATCGATGCGACGCTCGACAAGGTGCAGGGCACCAACGTCTGGATCACCGTCAGCCTTCGTGAAGGCAAGAACCGCGAAATCAAGAACGTGCTCGGTGCGCTTGGTCTCGACGTGAACCGCCTGATCCGCATTTCCTACGGCCCGTTCCAGCTCGGCGAACTGCCGGAAGGCCAGGCACAGGAAATCCGCGGCCGCACGCTGCGCGACCAGCTCGGCCCCCGCCTGATCGAGGAAGCCAAGGCGAATTTCGATGCGCCGCTGTTCGATCATGCGCCGGATGAGGACGAGAAACCCGCGAAAAAGGGTCGCGACGCCGCACCTGGCTGGGGTGAACGTCCCGCCGAGCGCCGCGAGAAGCCGGAAGACCGTCGCGAAAAGGCCCGCGCGCGGCTCGATACCAAGCGCGACGACCGCTTTGGTGACAAGCCGCGTGGCGGCCCGCGCGATCGGGATCGCGAAGAAAACACGTTCGACAGCAAGCCGAAGCGCGAGCCCGCCAACCGTGCCCGCAAGTCCAACGTCTGGATGGCGCCCGGCGCCCGTCCCGTTGCCGAAAAGAAGGCCGAGACGTCTGAAGGCGTGAAGCGCGAACCGCGGGAACGTCCCGAAGGCGCGCCGAAGACCAAGCGCTACGGCAGGACAGCCGATGGCGCGCCGACACGCTCGGCAAAGAAGTTCGATCCCGACCGCAAGGGACCGGCGCGCGGCCGCCCCGGCGACGACCGGGCAGACAAGCCCCGTGTCCTGAAGACGCGTGACGAAGACGGCGAATGGATCCGCGCCAGCGAGCCGGAAAAGAGCGACCGTGACGACGGTGGTCGCGGTGGCTTCGGCCGCCCGCGCTCCGGTGCCGGCGACGACCGCGCGCCCCGCGGTTTCGGTGACCGTCCGCCGCGTGGCGACCGCAAACCGCGCGCCGAGGGTGAACGCTCGTTCGTTGATCGTCCGCCCCGCGGCGATCGTAAACCGCGTGCGGAAGGCGAACGTTCCTTCGGTGCCCGCCCGGCCCACGGCGACCGCAAGCCACGCGCAGAAGGCGAGCGTTCCTTCGGTGATCGCAAGCCCAGGGCAGAGGGCGAACGCACGTTCTCCGACCGTCCGCCGCGCCGTGATGGCGGCAAGCCGTTCGGCGCAAAGCCTTCCGGTGGCAAATCCTTCGGCGGCAAGCCGGGTGGTCGCCCGTCCGGCGGTAAGCCTGCCGGCAAGCCCGGTGGCCGGCCTTCGGGCGGCCCGCGCGGCAAGGGGAAGTAA